The following nucleotide sequence is from Spartobacteria bacterium.
GTATGCGTTGTTAGCCATTTTCATGGTGGTCTTTCTTATCTTTACCCATCGCGATTACGGTCCGATGGCCCGTTCAGAAAAACGTGCTGAAAAAGGGCACGGTCTTTTTGATGAAAAACGGTATGGCGCGGTTGTAGGCAACGTCGATGAAAAGGCCAATGGGAACCGGGCCAATCCCGTTGATATGCTTTTTCCCATCCTTCTGCTTATTGCTTTGGCGGTTGCCTTTTTCCCGATTACTACATGGTTCGGCGCGATTGATGGCGAAACGGTCACCAGTTTTGCGCAGGCTGTGCACACCATCCCGGTAGGTCAGGCGTTCAATGATACGGATGCGTCGGTAGCACTTATGTATGCGATGATTATTACACTGGTATGCACCTATGTCTATTATATCGGGCGCAGACTGATGAATATTCAGCAATCGGCCGAAGCCATTATGTCCGGTCTTAAATCCATGGTTCCGGCACTGGTTATTCTGACGCTGGCGTGGTCCATCGGATCGATTATCAAGTCTTCGCCGGCAGATGGTGGTCTTGGGTTATCCAAATATCTGGCTGACGTTGTTGTCAACGGCGGCTTCCCCCTGAACCTGCTGCCGGTGGTGGTTTTTCTGCTTTCCTGCGCTATTTCGTTCTCAACGGGAACCAGCTGGGGTACTTTCGCGATCATGATTCCTATTGTGATGCCTATTTCTGTGGCTCTCGGGCAGCAGGCGGGGCTGGCCGGCTCTGAGTTGCTGGCGGCGACGATGGCTCCTATAGGTGCGGTACTGGGCGGCGCTATTTTCGGTGATCATGCATCGCCTATTTCGGATACGACGATTCTCTCATCGACCGGGGCAAATTGCCCGCATCTGGAGCATGTGGCGACACAGGTTCCTTATGCACTGACTATTGCCAGCTGTGCCCTGATCGGGCATGTTGTTGCGGGTTCCACTTTGAGCGCGGTATATGGAT
It contains:
- a CDS encoding Na+/H+ antiporter NhaC family protein, translated to MEHYGIWGLIPPVLTIILALVSRDVIFSLFVGIFSGTLIVAGGNPVVALMSLTDTIASSLADSWNIRIFLFCALLGALLGLLSCTGAAYSFGKWASRRIKTKTGALLFTWFFGLIIFIDDYFNSLTIGTVMRPITDESKISRAKLAFILDSTAAPVCILAPISSWVVTVMSYIKDADKFNELGISEFSYFIHVIPYNLYALLAIFMVVFLIFTHRDYGPMARSEKRAEKGHGLFDEKRYGAVVGNVDEKANGNRANPVDMLFPILLLIALAVAFFPITTWFGAIDGETVTSFAQAVHTIPVGQAFNDTDASVALMYAMIITLVCTYVYYIGRRLMNIQQSAEAIMSGLKSMVPALVILTLAWSIGSIIKSSPADGGLGLSKYLADVVVNGGFPLNLLPVVVFLLSCAISFSTGTSWGTFAIMIPIVMPISVALGQQAGLAGSELLAATMAPIGAVLGGAIFGDHASPISDTTILSSTGANCPHLEHVATQVPYALTIASCALIGHVVAGSTLSAVYGLITAFGAMIIAVYILPKLPFIYQKHHAL